From one Neofelis nebulosa isolate mNeoNeb1 chromosome 4, mNeoNeb1.pri, whole genome shotgun sequence genomic stretch:
- the MAP2K7 gene encoding dual specificity mitogen-activated protein kinase kinase 7 isoform X2 encodes MAASSLEQKLSRLEAKLKQENREARRRIDLNLDISPQRPRPTLQLPLANDGGSRSPSSESSPQHPTPPARPRHMLGLPSTLFTPRSMESIEIDQKLQEIMKQTGYLTIGGQRYQAEIHDLENLGEMGSGTCGQVWKMRFRKTGHVIAVKQMRRSGNKEENKRILMDLDVVLKSHDCPYIVQCFGTFITNTDVFIAMELMGTCAEKLKKRVQGPIPERILGKMTVAIVKALYYLKEKHGVIHRDVKPSNILLDERGQIKLCDFGISGRLVDSKAKTRSAGCAAYMAPERIDPPDPTKPDYDIRADVWSLGISLVELATGQFPYKNCKTDFEVLTKVLQEEPPLLPGHMGFSGDFQSFVKDCLTKDHRKRPKYNKLLEHSFIKRYEMLEVDVASWFKDVMAKTESPRTSGVLSQHHLPFFR; translated from the exons ccctgcagctCCCGCTGGCCAATGATGGGGGCAGCCGCTCACCGTCCTCCGAGAGCTCCCCACAGCACCCCACACCCCCTGCTCGGCCCCGCCACATGCTGGGGCTTCCGTCAACCTTGTTCACACCCCGCAGCATGGAGAG TATCGAGATTGACCAGAAGCTACAGGAGATCATGAAGCAGACGGGCTACCTGACCATCGGGGGCCAG CGGTACCAGGCAGAAATCCATGATCTGGAGAACCTGGGCGAGATGGGCAGTGGCACTTGCGGCCAGGTGTGGAAGATGCGCTTCAGGAAGACGGGCCATGTCATTGCTGTCAAG CAAATGCGGCGCTCGGGGAACAAGGAGGAGAACAAGCGGATCCTCATGGACCTGGATGTGGTCCTCAAGAGCCATGACTGCCCCTACATCGTGCAGTGTTTCGGGACCTTCATTACTAAC ACGGATGTTTTCATCGCCATGGAGCTCATGGGCACGTGCGCTGAGAAGCTCAAGAAGCGGGTGCAGGGCCCCATTCCCGAGCGGATCCTGGGCAAGATGACGGTGGCG ATCGTGAAGGCGCTGTACTACCTGAAGGAGAAGCACGGCGTGATCCACCGTGACGTCAAGCCCTCCAACATCCTGCTGGACGAGCGGGGCCAGATCAAGCTCTGCGACTTCGGCATCAGCGGCCGTCTCGTCGATTCCAAGGCCAAGACGCGCAGCGCGGGCTGTGCTGCCTACATGGCA CCTGAGCGCATAGACCCTCCGGACCCCACCAAGCCAGACTACGACATCCGGGCCGATGTGTGGAGCCTTGGCATCTCCTTG GTGGAGCTGGCGACGGGACAGTTTCCCTATAAGAACTGCAAGACAGACTTTGAGGTCCTCACCAAAGTCCTGCAGGAAGAGCCCCCGCTCTTGCCCGGTCACATGGGCTTCTCAGGGGACTTTCAGTCCTTCGTCAAAGACTG CCTTACTAAGGATCACAGGAAGAGACCAAAGTATAATAAGCTACTT GAACACAGTTTCATCAAGCGCTACGAGATGCTGGAGGTAGACGTGGCATCCTGGTTCAAGGATGTCATGGCGAAGACCGAGTCACCGAGGACTAGCGGAGTCCTGAGCCAGCACCACCTGCCCTTCTTCAGGTAG